The Pseudodesulfovibrio sp. zrk46 genome contains a region encoding:
- a CDS encoding ATP-binding protein: protein MFFWRSVGIRSKLIIIFILIKVLPLIALAVIAWNGITMLGANLKSTIESLSAETQIVIDDVKDLAVESSIRALDIKSRENIERLTTDTARAVAAFLYQRDNDVRMAASLAPNDNSYAQFMAPKRRVVTEHRPWKLNAEGTAWQPAEPTNSKQPTVTADNPDNAKDFHYRPPEDKGIPVERPLYHEMTFIDLQGNERVKVSATELLPPEKRNIADPANTFCKAENYFDALKKLKPGEIYVSEVIGPYLRSPIIGAYTKETAKIKGIEFHPEQAAYAGKENPVGKRFQGIIRWATPVVRDDKVIGWVTLALDHTHVMEFSDHIVPTDERYSPISDAGSGNYAFIWDYKDRNISHPRDYFITGYDPETGLPAVPWLEETLYEEFRQSGLPISTWEADAPVMQAQSLKKKPSKALTTQGMLGLDCRYLNFAPQCQGWYNLTKDGGSGSFVIFWSGLWKLTTAAAIPYFTGRYGDTPRGFGFVTIGANVHEFHKAATETEVQLSEMATSYGQQMAQKDEEAQQSLKGALRKTGKEISWSTIVMIVLVILVAIWMASALTKKITGMIKGIRRFQNGDMEHRLEVGSADEIGQLARTFNEMSDDIEGLISEMRQAEENYRGFFENSTEGIFRTSAEGKLINVNPAFAKQFGFSSTVEMLREVGEVAADLYAEPERRKELLRQLEKNGRVRDFEFAIKRRDGEIRTLQTSCYWVNDKEGNRYIEGMSSDVTERKLALETLEQAKNRAEQLSQMKSNFLSTVSHELRTPLTSIIGFAKLIRKNLSHLLADNAFDDKTTKKLVRAESNTHVIITEGDRLTELINNVLDLAKLESGYSDWKTTTISIEDILEQSIAATRVLFDAKGLRLEKDIAPDLPPIQGDHDRIVQVCINLLANATKFTDTGIVSCQASLQNDEILIRVSDTGIGVSGQEAIEIFDKFRQLGDTLTDKPRGTGLGLPICKEIVEYHGGRIWHEPNPDGGSIFSFTLKTNWSFSSVAVPPQGTPQ, encoded by the coding sequence ATGTTTTTTTGGCGGTCTGTCGGTATCCGAAGCAAATTGATCATTATTTTTATTTTGATCAAGGTGCTTCCGCTTATCGCATTGGCAGTGATCGCCTGGAATGGCATTACCATGCTCGGTGCCAACCTCAAATCCACCATTGAAAGCCTTTCCGCTGAAACTCAGATAGTCATCGATGATGTGAAGGATTTGGCCGTCGAAAGCTCCATTCGAGCCCTGGACATCAAATCACGCGAAAACATCGAAAGATTGACTACGGACACCGCCCGCGCCGTAGCCGCGTTCCTGTACCAGCGGGACAACGACGTCCGCATGGCGGCAAGCCTTGCTCCGAACGACAATTCCTATGCGCAATTCATGGCCCCCAAGAGGCGCGTCGTCACCGAGCACAGGCCATGGAAATTGAACGCAGAAGGGACCGCCTGGCAACCGGCAGAGCCGACAAACTCCAAGCAGCCCACCGTCACCGCTGATAATCCGGACAACGCCAAAGATTTCCACTACCGCCCGCCCGAGGACAAAGGCATCCCGGTAGAGCGTCCGCTCTATCACGAAATGACGTTCATCGATCTCCAAGGCAACGAGCGGGTCAAGGTCTCTGCCACGGAACTGCTGCCGCCTGAAAAGCGCAACATCGCCGACCCGGCCAACACCTTCTGCAAGGCAGAGAACTATTTTGACGCGCTCAAAAAGCTGAAGCCCGGAGAAATCTATGTCTCCGAGGTCATTGGCCCCTACCTCAGAAGCCCCATAATCGGTGCATACACAAAGGAAACAGCGAAGATAAAAGGGATTGAGTTCCACCCTGAACAGGCCGCATACGCAGGAAAAGAAAACCCTGTGGGCAAGCGGTTTCAGGGCATCATCCGCTGGGCGACCCCGGTGGTCCGGGACGACAAGGTCATCGGCTGGGTAACGCTCGCCCTTGACCACACCCATGTGATGGAGTTTTCCGACCATATCGTGCCGACGGATGAACGCTACTCGCCCATCTCCGATGCCGGCTCCGGCAACTATGCATTCATTTGGGACTACAAAGACCGGAACATCTCCCATCCCCGCGACTATTTCATCACCGGTTACGACCCGGAAACCGGCCTGCCTGCCGTTCCGTGGCTGGAAGAGACCCTGTATGAAGAGTTCCGGCAAAGCGGCCTGCCCATCTCCACCTGGGAGGCTGATGCTCCGGTCATGCAGGCCCAGTCGCTTAAGAAGAAACCGTCAAAAGCCCTGACCACTCAGGGGATGCTGGGACTCGACTGCAGATACCTCAATTTCGCGCCCCAATGCCAAGGATGGTACAATCTGACCAAAGATGGCGGCTCAGGCTCCTTTGTCATCTTCTGGAGCGGCCTCTGGAAACTGACGACCGCTGCCGCCATTCCGTATTTCACAGGAAGATATGGGGACACGCCCCGCGGTTTCGGCTTCGTCACCATCGGCGCGAACGTGCACGAGTTCCACAAGGCCGCCACGGAAACCGAAGTGCAGTTGTCAGAAATGGCGACGTCCTATGGCCAGCAGATGGCCCAAAAGGACGAAGAAGCGCAGCAGAGCCTCAAAGGAGCCCTGCGCAAGACAGGCAAAGAGATTTCATGGTCCACGATTGTCATGATCGTGCTGGTCATCCTCGTCGCCATCTGGATGGCGTCTGCTCTGACCAAAAAGATCACCGGCATGATCAAGGGCATCCGCCGATTCCAGAACGGCGACATGGAGCACAGGCTGGAAGTCGGCTCCGCTGACGAGATCGGGCAACTTGCCCGGACCTTCAATGAGATGTCGGATGACATTGAAGGCCTGATCTCCGAGATGCGTCAGGCAGAAGAGAACTACCGGGGCTTCTTCGAGAATTCCACCGAGGGCATTTTCAGAACCAGCGCCGAAGGCAAGCTGATCAATGTCAATCCGGCCTTTGCCAAGCAGTTTGGCTTCAGCTCCACCGTGGAGATGCTGCGGGAAGTGGGTGAGGTCGCGGCAGATCTGTATGCTGAACCAGAGCGCCGCAAGGAACTGCTCAGGCAGCTCGAAAAGAACGGCCGCGTCCGGGACTTCGAATTTGCCATCAAACGCCGTGACGGCGAAATCAGGACGCTTCAGACGTCATGTTACTGGGTGAACGACAAGGAAGGTAACCGGTACATAGAAGGTATGTCTTCGGACGTGACGGAGCGCAAGCTCGCACTCGAGACCCTTGAGCAGGCCAAGAACAGGGCCGAACAGCTCAGCCAGATGAAGTCCAACTTCCTCTCCACGGTCTCGCATGAGCTGAGGACGCCCCTGACATCCATCATCGGCTTTGCCAAGCTGATCCGCAAGAACCTCTCCCACCTGCTCGCTGACAATGCGTTTGACGACAAGACGACCAAAAAGCTCGTGCGCGCTGAAAGCAATACGCATGTGATCATCACGGAAGGCGATCGCCTGACGGAACTCATCAACAACGTGCTTGATCTGGCAAAACTGGAGTCAGGCTACTCCGACTGGAAAACCACTACCATTTCCATCGAGGACATCCTTGAGCAGAGCATCGCCGCCACCCGCGTGCTGTTCGATGCCAAGGGTCTGCGTCTGGAAAAGGACATCGCTCCCGATCTCCCCCCAATACAGGGAGACCATGACCGTATCGTTCAGGTGTGCATCAACCTGCTCGCCAATGCGACGAAGTTCACCGACACCGGAATCGTGTCATGCCAAGCCTCACTGCAGAATGATGAAATCCTCATACGAGTGAGCGATACCGGCATCGGCGTTTCCGGGCAGGAAGCCATAGAAATCTTCGACAAGTTCCGCCAACTCGGCGACACCCTGACCGACAAGCCAAGAGGCACAGGCCTCGGCCTGCCCATCTGCAAAGAGATCGTGGAGTACCACGGCGGCAGGATCTGGCATGAGCCAAACCCCGACGGCGGCAGCATTTTCAGCTTCACCCTCAAGACCAACTGGTCTTTTTCGAGCGTGGCAGTTCCACCCCAGGGCACGCCTCAATAA
- a CDS encoding NAD-binding protein yields the protein MKFIPSQLVYFFQDRRAQRNLNSLIRFILFLCFFIVIYSVLFHVLMEMEGQHFSWITGFYWTLTVMSTLGFGDITFTSDLGKLFSLCVLMSGIVFLLVMLPFTFIQFFYAPFLEAQTKSRAARELPEETSDHLIIIGSDQVALSLASRVRQFNYKYCILVNEVNHALDLVDQGFNAVVGESDNPETFKLLRTDKAAMVVLLSDDMKNTNAAFTIREVAPDVPVVANADSEESVDILELAGSSHVFQFMDMLGEMLARRTLGTGARSNVIGSINKLNIAEAQAVDTLLVGRTVKDSGLRSATGMNIVGLWEQGQLISARPDTVITSKMAMILAGSEEQLKAYDDFVGEAPPMEAPVLILGGGRVGQSAAKVLKQRGIDYKIVEKNPKLIRDDGHYILGSASDIDVLKEAGIDSAPSVFVTTHTDDLNIYLTIYCRRLRPDIQVLSRATFDRNISVLHKAGADLVMSYATLTANTIINLLSPGKVMTLTEGLNIFRVEVGPALAGKTLMESNIRDETGCNIIAVSRGDEMEINPDPTLPLNKGASLLVIGGAEDERRFLDKYQA from the coding sequence ATGAAATTCATTCCTTCACAGTTGGTGTACTTCTTTCAGGATCGTCGCGCACAGCGCAATCTGAACTCCCTTATACGGTTCATCCTGTTCCTCTGTTTCTTTATTGTCATCTACAGTGTGTTGTTTCATGTGCTCATGGAAATGGAAGGGCAGCATTTTTCATGGATTACGGGCTTCTATTGGACATTGACCGTTATGTCCACGCTTGGGTTCGGCGACATCACCTTCACGTCGGATCTCGGAAAGCTGTTCTCCTTGTGTGTCCTCATGTCGGGCATCGTTTTTCTGTTGGTCATGTTGCCCTTTACGTTCATTCAATTCTTTTACGCGCCATTTCTCGAGGCGCAGACCAAGTCGAGGGCGGCCCGGGAGTTGCCTGAGGAAACGTCCGATCACCTGATCATCATCGGCTCGGATCAGGTCGCTTTGAGTTTGGCGTCGCGGGTCAGGCAGTTCAATTACAAGTATTGCATTCTGGTCAATGAGGTGAACCACGCCTTGGATTTGGTGGATCAGGGATTCAACGCCGTGGTGGGCGAATCAGATAATCCGGAAACATTCAAATTATTGCGAACAGATAAGGCAGCCATGGTGGTGCTGCTGAGTGATGACATGAAAAACACCAATGCGGCCTTCACCATCCGTGAGGTGGCGCCGGATGTGCCGGTGGTGGCCAATGCCGACTCGGAGGAGTCGGTGGACATTCTGGAGCTGGCAGGATCAAGCCATGTCTTTCAGTTCATGGACATGCTCGGGGAAATGCTCGCACGGCGCACCCTTGGCACTGGCGCGCGAAGCAACGTCATCGGCAGTATCAACAAGCTCAACATCGCCGAGGCACAGGCCGTGGACACACTGCTGGTGGGCCGCACCGTCAAGGATAGCGGACTGCGCAGTGCCACCGGCATGAACATCGTTGGCCTTTGGGAGCAAGGACAGCTGATCTCTGCCCGTCCGGATACGGTTATCACCTCAAAAATGGCCATGATTCTGGCTGGCTCGGAAGAACAGTTGAAGGCCTATGATGACTTTGTCGGGGAGGCCCCGCCCATGGAGGCGCCAGTGTTGATCCTCGGCGGCGGGCGAGTGGGGCAGTCTGCTGCAAAGGTGCTGAAGCAACGAGGCATCGACTATAAGATCGTGGAAAAGAACCCCAAGCTCATTCGTGACGATGGGCACTACATCCTCGGCAGCGCTTCAGACATCGATGTGCTCAAGGAGGCAGGAATCGACAGCGCTCCCTCGGTGTTTGTCACCACCCATACCGACGACCTGAACATCTACCTGACTATCTACTGCAGGCGTCTCAGGCCGGACATCCAGGTGCTCAGCCGGGCGACGTTCGACCGGAATATTTCGGTCCTGCACAAGGCGGGTGCCGATCTGGTCATGTCCTATGCCACGCTCACGGCCAACACGATCATCAACCTGCTGAGCCCCGGCAAGGTGATGACCCTTACCGAAGGTCTGAACATCTTCCGGGTCGAAGTCGGGCCCGCACTGGCCGGGAAAACCCTCATGGAAAGCAACATCCGTGACGAGACCGGGTGCAACATCATCGCGGTATCCCGTGGTGATGAGATGGAAATCAATCCCGACCCGACTCTTCCGCTGAACAAGGGCGCATCCCTCCTCGTCATAGGCGGGGCCGAGGACGAACGGCGTTTTCTGGACAAGTATCAGGCGTGA
- a CDS encoding SH3 domain-containing protein: MKIALLPLIACTLMVLAMPSLSYSEADGPDHWQILGVESNDVLNIRAEPDWQSEKIGEIPPDGQCVRNLGCKGGLTFQEFTTLSDEEKEAIKKNRPRWCKVEYQGVTGWVAGKYLREGFCGK, translated from the coding sequence ATGAAGATAGCGCTGTTACCTTTGATAGCATGCACTCTGATGGTGCTCGCAATGCCTTCACTTTCCTATTCCGAAGCTGACGGCCCCGACCATTGGCAAATACTCGGCGTGGAATCGAACGACGTGCTGAACATTCGCGCCGAGCCCGATTGGCAATCGGAAAAGATCGGCGAAATCCCCCCTGACGGGCAATGTGTCCGCAATCTGGGCTGCAAGGGCGGCCTCACCTTTCAGGAGTTCACCACCCTTTCCGATGAAGAGAAAGAAGCCATCAAGAAGAATCGTCCCCGATGGTGCAAGGTCGAGTATCAAGGTGTCACAGGCTGGGTGGCCGGAAAATATCTGCGCGAAGGGTTTTGCGGGAAGTAA
- a CDS encoding DinB family protein: MKHNDIDAILRSLGDSIAILSDFVTSIPGEELKRVRCDGCWSIAQHVAHLADVQPMGLQRISRMLDEDNPEFVPYFPDKEESEEPAPLPSMSEALAAFKKGREAIIERLSAATPEDWNRLAVHPEYQQYGVHIFARHILMHDHWHMYRMEELWLTRDEYFSAQAD, translated from the coding sequence ATGAAACACAATGACATTGATGCCATCCTGCGCAGCCTTGGCGACAGTATTGCCATCCTTTCCGACTTTGTGACCAGCATTCCTGGGGAAGAGTTGAAGCGAGTTCGCTGTGACGGGTGCTGGTCCATTGCCCAGCATGTGGCGCATCTGGCCGATGTGCAGCCCATGGGGTTACAGCGAATCAGCCGGATGCTTGATGAAGACAATCCCGAGTTCGTGCCGTATTTCCCTGACAAGGAAGAGAGCGAAGAGCCCGCGCCGCTTCCGTCCATGAGTGAGGCGCTGGCCGCGTTCAAAAAGGGGCGTGAGGCCATCATCGAACGCCTGTCCGCGGCTACGCCTGAAGACTGGAATCGCTTGGCTGTTCATCCGGAATACCAGCAGTACGGTGTGCATATCTTTGCCCGGCATATCCTCATGCACGACCACTGGCACATGTACCGGATGGAAGAACTTTGGCTGACTCGGGATGAGTATTTCTCCGCCCAGGCCGACTAG
- a CDS encoding transporter substrate-binding domain-containing protein: MKKWFGTYGFIVIALLVAALSIPMEGYAVDIKEVVSTSPAWQTFTNRDGSGLYHEVLREVFGLYGIPVRHVYAKSGRSEELLLENEADMMTCDDSAQPPLVLGRYPMYENDYFVFFKKERIGQWSGNDSLRDKEILSQPTYYSETNFEVPVTIKDVQTGEQAVAMIVEGRSDFYVDDMILINQSLKNYALPYSVSEYDIQKVGRRSYYPLFNSTDKGMAIKVLYDRGIMELHKAGKLAPIYQKWGHQYPDFESY; this comes from the coding sequence ATGAAAAAATGGTTTGGAACATATGGATTCATTGTGATCGCTCTTCTGGTGGCAGCCTTGTCTATTCCCATGGAAGGTTATGCTGTTGATATCAAAGAAGTAGTGTCCACAAGTCCAGCATGGCAAACCTTTACCAACAGAGACGGCTCGGGGCTGTATCATGAAGTGCTTCGGGAAGTGTTCGGGTTATATGGCATCCCCGTGAGGCACGTTTATGCCAAATCAGGTCGGTCCGAAGAACTCCTTTTGGAGAATGAGGCGGACATGATGACCTGTGATGATTCTGCCCAGCCTCCGCTCGTTCTTGGGCGTTATCCGATGTATGAAAACGACTATTTCGTGTTTTTCAAGAAGGAACGCATCGGCCAGTGGTCAGGAAACGACAGCTTGCGGGACAAGGAAATACTCAGCCAGCCAACCTACTATTCTGAAACGAATTTTGAGGTGCCGGTTACCATCAAAGATGTGCAGACTGGGGAGCAGGCCGTAGCCATGATAGTGGAAGGGCGGTCGGATTTTTATGTGGATGACATGATTCTGATCAATCAATCTCTCAAGAATTACGCTCTGCCTTATTCCGTGAGTGAATATGATATCCAGAAAGTTGGCAGGCGATCATACTATCCGCTGTTCAATTCGACGGACAAGGGAATGGCGATAAAAGTCCTGTATGATCGTGGCATTATGGAGCTGCACAAGGCTGGCAAGCTGGCCCCCATATACCAAAAGTGGGGACACCAGTATCCGGATTTCGAGTCCTACTGA
- a CDS encoding mechanosensitive ion channel family protein — MNEILSNPYAIKGLYSLGLTLMVYILVKLAIRVATKSGKQATETHFAIKYTALCFFGVGLVLIWLDSIGPILTALTIVAAALTIVSKELLLNFIGSFVIFWRELFAIGDRIQVGESSGDVIDKGLLYFTILEVGINDSTGHSTGRLVKVPNSHALTIPVINATRGAGYVWHEFKISLTKDSDWEQAKSILLTAVETYYEQEKIDLQRVKKVFEKKRVFFNKLTPRAYLDVAKGGIQITMRYLCKSRMTRESQDHILTAFLRQIKAAGIELAD; from the coding sequence GTGAACGAAATATTGAGCAACCCCTATGCAATCAAGGGGTTATATTCCCTTGGCCTGACCCTGATGGTCTACATTCTGGTCAAACTCGCCATCCGAGTAGCGACAAAGAGTGGAAAGCAGGCCACCGAGACCCATTTCGCCATCAAGTATACGGCGCTGTGCTTCTTCGGCGTCGGCCTCGTCCTCATCTGGCTGGACAGCATCGGCCCCATCCTGACGGCCCTGACCATTGTCGCGGCCGCCCTGACCATTGTTTCCAAGGAGCTTCTCCTCAACTTTATTGGCTCATTCGTCATCTTCTGGCGCGAACTGTTCGCCATCGGCGACCGGATTCAGGTGGGCGAATCCTCCGGTGATGTCATCGACAAGGGCCTCCTCTATTTCACCATACTCGAAGTGGGCATCAACGATTCCACCGGCCACAGCACGGGCCGTCTCGTCAAAGTACCCAACTCGCATGCCCTGACCATTCCCGTCATCAACGCCACCCGCGGCGCAGGCTATGTCTGGCACGAGTTCAAGATCAGCCTGACCAAGGACAGCGACTGGGAGCAGGCAAAGTCCATTCTCCTGACCGCAGTTGAAACGTACTATGAGCAGGAAAAGATCGATCTGCAGCGCGTCAAGAAGGTGTTCGAAAAGAAGCGCGTCTTCTTCAACAAGCTCACCCCCAGAGCGTATCTGGACGTAGCCAAGGGCGGCATCCAGATCACCATGCGCTACCTCTGCAAATCCCGCATGACCCGGGAAAGTCAGGACCATATCCTCACGGCGTTCCTCAGACAGATAAAGGCTGCCGGAATAGAACTGGCGGACTAA
- a CDS encoding ferredoxin-thioredoxin reductase catalytic domain-containing protein translates to MTEPTEKSLKLIHNFVDKFCKRTGLQLHSDPDVSESVIMGLASHLEELKRPLCPCRFYPDKQQAVEERTWLCPCDPMKNCKYCHCMLFVTAEDTPVTEYLCQNHEGRIAYGWVEDPAPTVGRKGQHIPPGVSGKCC, encoded by the coding sequence TTGACTGAACCAACAGAAAAGAGCCTGAAGTTGATCCACAACTTCGTGGACAAATTCTGCAAGCGAACCGGACTGCAACTGCACTCCGACCCGGACGTCTCCGAGTCCGTGATCATGGGCCTTGCCAGCCATCTTGAGGAACTGAAGCGCCCCCTCTGCCCCTGCCGATTCTATCCCGACAAACAGCAGGCTGTTGAAGAACGGACCTGGCTCTGTCCCTGCGACCCCATGAAGAACTGCAAGTACTGTCACTGCATGCTCTTCGTGACTGCCGAAGACACTCCCGTGACCGAATATCTGTGTCAGAATCACGAAGGCCGGATCGCATACGGGTGGGTCGAAGATCCTGCTCCCACAGTCGGACGCAAGGGGCAGCACATCCCTCCAGGGGTCTCAGGTAAGTGTTGTTAA
- a CDS encoding helix-turn-helix domain-containing protein: MRHDTYDCNKGCPVEATLEVMGGKWKGAILYHLLDKPHRFGELKRIMQNITQHMLTKQLRELEASGLVHREVFPEVPPRVEYSVTEEGESLRDIVMQMREWGLKHLQKNKD, from the coding sequence ATGCGTCACGATACATATGATTGCAATAAAGGGTGCCCTGTAGAGGCCACTTTGGAGGTCATGGGCGGCAAATGGAAGGGAGCGATTCTCTATCATCTGCTGGACAAGCCCCACCGTTTTGGCGAGCTCAAGCGCATCATGCAGAACATCACCCAGCACATGCTGACCAAGCAGCTCCGCGAACTGGAAGCAAGCGGTCTCGTTCACCGTGAAGTCTTCCCCGAGGTTCCACCGCGCGTGGAATACTCGGTGACGGAAGAAGGCGAGAGCCTGCGCGACATCGTCATGCAGATGCGCGAATGGGGCTTGAAGCATTTGCAGAAGAACAAGGACTAA
- a CDS encoding nitroreductase family protein: MNAIDMIKDRRSVRKFKNEKVDRETMKEIIDIARWAPSWANFQIARYTLVDDEAVIAKLGTDGVKGFVYNINTLKNAKGVAVLSFVKGKSGKLEGDDYATSKGNVWEVFDAGIACQTFCLAAHAKGIGTCVMGVIDDDSISQIVGLPEEETVAALIVYGHPDEEPPATKRMAADEIMRFV, from the coding sequence ATGAATGCAATCGATATGATCAAGGATCGCCGTAGCGTCCGCAAGTTCAAGAATGAAAAGGTCGACCGTGAAACCATGAAGGAGATCATTGATATCGCTCGCTGGGCGCCTTCCTGGGCCAACTTTCAGATCGCCCGTTACACCCTCGTGGACGACGAAGCGGTCATCGCCAAGCTCGGCACCGACGGCGTGAAGGGCTTTGTTTACAACATCAATACCCTGAAGAATGCCAAGGGTGTAGCAGTCCTCAGCTTCGTCAAAGGCAAGAGCGGCAAGCTGGAAGGTGACGATTACGCCACCTCCAAGGGGAATGTATGGGAAGTGTTCGACGCGGGCATCGCCTGTCAGACCTTTTGCCTCGCTGCACACGCCAAGGGCATCGGCACCTGCGTCATGGGTGTTATTGATGACGACTCCATTTCCCAGATCGTGGGCCTGCCCGAAGAGGAAACCGTGGCTGCGCTCATCGTCTATGGGCACCCGGACGAAGAACCCCCGGCAACCAAGCGTATGGCAGCAGATGAGATCATGCGTTTCGTCTAA
- a CDS encoding methyl-accepting chemotaxis protein: MLRFKDWSLRLKILIPTFTIMSLVLLASTIVTTLQAQDLAVTQAKEVAAQQARAYASELGEDMDLAMTITRELANVYTKSAALETPPTREYLDSILIGVLETNAKIAGSWCAFLPGQFDDKEEEYMDVYKGAYRNWYYRDGSTVASQFIGTEGMVGAAWFDVPFAGSVETITEPYSWEANGKTMWLSSTGIPIKKNGRNIGVLGVDFYLNDLQDTVLKIKPFETGRAGLISNEGSMVAHPNPDLMGKKIGTIVPREHTSQVENAIKRGQHYEYITVSEATGEEEYFVYVPVTIGRTTTPWSLAVVIPMDKVREQAHSMAIMSTAIGLGSVIVLLIVLVVVANIITKPIRQGIEFAETMANGDLTATIDVDQKDEVGMLANALRNMAGRLRAVIGDVRTATDNVATGSGELSASSQVLSQGATEQAANVEEVSSSMEEMAANIQSNAESASKTEQIATKAAADAEESGKAVSQAMNAMTDIAERISVIEDIARQTNLLALNAAIEAARAGEHGKGFAVVAAEVRKLAERSGTAAAEISELSTSTVKVAQEAGEKLDTLVPDIQQTAQLIQEIASASQEQNAGVSQINGAIQQLDHVIQQNASASEEMASTSDSLAGEAAQLQNSVSFFNTGAHHAAYQQPTRTVQTRPTPARPLPTATPRASGVSLTMDDDDGGFERF; encoded by the coding sequence ATGCTACGCTTCAAAGACTGGAGTCTACGACTCAAAATACTCATTCCCACCTTCACCATCATGTCACTTGTGCTGCTGGCAAGCACCATTGTCACCACCTTGCAGGCACAGGACCTCGCAGTCACCCAAGCTAAGGAAGTCGCAGCCCAGCAAGCGCGAGCCTATGCCAGCGAACTCGGTGAAGACATGGACCTCGCCATGACCATCACCCGTGAACTGGCCAATGTTTATACCAAGAGCGCTGCCCTTGAAACACCGCCTACACGCGAATACCTCGACTCCATCCTCATCGGTGTGCTGGAGACCAACGCCAAGATCGCAGGCAGTTGGTGTGCCTTCCTTCCCGGTCAGTTCGACGACAAGGAAGAAGAGTACATGGACGTGTACAAAGGCGCCTACCGCAACTGGTACTATCGTGATGGCAGCACGGTCGCATCCCAGTTCATCGGCACCGAGGGCATGGTGGGCGCAGCGTGGTTCGACGTACCCTTTGCCGGCAGCGTCGAAACCATTACCGAACCCTACTCCTGGGAAGCCAACGGCAAAACCATGTGGCTCAGCTCCACCGGTATCCCCATCAAGAAGAACGGCAGAAACATCGGCGTTCTCGGCGTGGATTTCTATCTGAACGACCTTCAGGACACTGTCCTCAAGATCAAACCCTTTGAAACCGGTCGTGCCGGACTCATTTCCAACGAAGGCTCCATGGTGGCCCACCCCAACCCGGACCTCATGGGCAAAAAGATCGGTACCATCGTCCCCCGCGAGCACACCAGCCAGGTCGAAAATGCGATCAAGCGCGGCCAACACTACGAATACATTACCGTCTCCGAAGCGACTGGCGAAGAAGAATATTTCGTCTACGTCCCGGTCACCATCGGCCGCACCACCACCCCGTGGAGCCTCGCCGTGGTCATTCCCATGGACAAAGTCCGTGAGCAGGCCCATTCCATGGCCATCATGAGCACTGCCATCGGCCTCGGTTCCGTCATCGTGTTGCTCATCGTGCTCGTGGTCGTTGCCAACATCATCACCAAGCCCATCCGGCAGGGTATCGAATTTGCCGAGACCATGGCCAACGGCGACCTGACCGCCACCATCGATGTGGACCAGAAGGACGAAGTCGGCATGCTCGCCAACGCCCTACGCAACATGGCCGGGCGGCTGCGCGCAGTCATCGGCGACGTCCGCACTGCCACCGACAACGTGGCCACCGGCAGCGGCGAGCTCTCCGCATCCTCGCAGGTGCTCTCACAGGGCGCCACTGAGCAGGCCGCCAATGTGGAAGAGGTCTCCTCCTCCATGGAAGAGATGGCCGCCAACATCCAGAGCAACGCCGAAAGCGCCTCCAAGACCGAACAGATCGCCACCAAGGCAGCAGCCGATGCCGAGGAAAGCGGCAAGGCCGTCAGTCAGGCCATGAACGCCATGACCGACATTGCCGAGCGCATCTCCGTCATCGAGGACATCGCCCGCCAGACCAACCTCCTCGCGCTCAATGCCGCCATTGAAGCGGCCCGCGCAGGCGAGCACGGCAAGGGTTTTGCCGTCGTTGCCGCTGAAGTACGCAAGCTGGCCGAGCGATCCGGCACCGCAGCCGCCGAGATCAGCGAGCTCTCCACCTCCACCGTCAAGGTGGCGCAGGAGGCTGGCGAAAAGCTCGACACCCTCGTACCGGACATTCAGCAGACCGCGCAGCTCATTCAGGAGATCGCCTCTGCCAGCCAGGAGCAGAACGCCGGTGTCAGCCAGATCAACGGCGCCATCCAGCAGTTGGATCACGTCATTCAGCAGAACGCCTCCGCATCCGAAGAGATGGCCTCCACCTCTGACAGTCTGGCCGGTGAAGCCGCCCAGCTCCAGAACTCGGTGAGCTTCTTCAACACCGGCGCACATCACGCTGCCTATCAGCAGCCCACCCGCACCGTACAGACGCGCCCCACCCCGGCTCGTCCGCTGCCCACAGCAACGCCCAGAGCCAGCGGCGTGTCCCTGACCATGGACGACGATGACGGCGGTTTCGAACGCTTCTAA